One Bacillus sp. (in: firmicutes) genomic window, AAAATGAAAAAATATCCATGCTCGAAGCTACTTCCTTGCTTGCGGGAATTATCGTTGATACGAAAAGCTTTACACTACGTACCGGCTCGAGAACATTTGATGCTGCTTCTTACTTACGAGCGCAAGGGGCCGACACCGTGCTTGTTCAAAAGTTTTTAAAAGAAGATATTGAGACGTATGTTACCCGTGCGAAATTAATTGAAGCCGCCCAATTTTATCAGCCGGGAATTGTCATATCAGTGGCACCGGATGATGAAATTTATAATCCGGTTATTATTGCCCAAGCCGCCGATACCCTCCTCACGATGAACGGTGTCAACGCTTCATTTGTTATTTCTAAGCGTTCGGAAGACGTTGTTGGGATTAGTGCCCGTTCATTAGGGGATGTGAACGTTCAAGTGATTATGGAAGCGCTCGATGGGGGCGGACATTTGACAAATGCCGCTACCCAGTTGCAAGATGTAACTATTGAAGAAGCTTTAGCTCGCTTACAAGAGGCCATTGATCATTATTTTGAAGGGGGTAACGAAGAATGAAAGTCATTTTCTTAAAAGATGTTAAAGGGAAAGGAAAAAAAGGTGAAGTAAAAAACGTTGCGGACGGATACGCTCAAAACTTTTTAATAAAAAATGGTTATGCAATCGAAGCGACTCCATCTAACTTAAAGACATTAGAAGCGCAAAAAAGAAAAGAACAAAAGATGGCCCAACAAGAATTAGAAGAAGCGAAAAAATTAAAAGAAACACTCGAAAACATCACGGTAGAAATTTCGGCAAAAGCAGGTGATGGCGGTCGTTTATTTGGTTCTGTTACAAGTAAACAAATCGCAGAGGAATTAAAAGCCTCTCATAATATTAAAATTGATAAGCGTAAAATTGAATTAAATGATGCTATTCGTGCCCTTGGCTTTACAAAAGTACCGGTCAAGTTACATTCAGAAGTAACGGCTACGTTGACCGTACATGTAAAAGAACAAAACTAAAATTGCCAATCCTCTTTCTCTTAGAACATGATAAAATAATATATAAAAAGAAATGTGATCTGGTTTTTTACCGATCACATTTTTTATAGTCCTTCTAATGGAGGTTCGAACAGATGAGTGATTTATTCGCCGATCGTCTACCTCCGCATAACATTGAAGCGGAGCAGGCTGTACTCGGTGCTATTTTTTTGGAGCCATCGTCTTTAACCCTTGCATCCGAAATTTTAATACCTGAAGATTTTTACCGTAACGCCCATCAAAAAATTTTCTCGGTTATGTTAAAACTAGCCGATGAAGGAAAGGCCATAGACTTAGTCACCGTTACCGAAGAATTGTCTGCATCCAAACAAATTGAAGACGTCGGTGGTGTTTCGTATTTAAGTGAATTAGCGGCATCGGTACCGACAGCTGCGAATATTGAATATTACGCCAAAATCGTTGAAGAAAAATCGTTGTTACGTCGTTTAATTCGAACAGCCACCAATATTGCCCAGGAAGGTTACACACGGGAAGACGAAGTCGAAGAACTGCTTAGCGAAGCAGAAAAAAGTATTATGGAAGTGGCTCAACGAAAAAATTCTGGCTCCTTCCATAATATTAAAGACGTTCTCGTTCGAACATACGATAATATTGAAATGCTGCATAACCGCAAAGGTGATGTAACGGGGATTCCAACCGGCTTTACCGAGCTTGATCGAATGACAGCTGGTTTTCAGCGGAGCGATTTAATTATTGTTGCTGCACGTCCATCGGTTGGTAAAACGGCTTTTGCCTTAAACATTGCTCAAAACGTAGCAACGAAAACGGGGGAAAATGTAGCGATTTTTAGTTTAGAGATGGGTGCGGAACAACTGGTCATGCGTATGCTTTGTGCAGAAGGAAATATAAACGCACAAAATTTACGTACAGGATCGCTAACTGATGAAGATTGGCGGAAGTTAACGATGGCGATGGGAAGTTTATCGAATGCAGGGATTTTTATAGATGATACGCCAGGGATACGAATTAGTGAAATTCGCTCGAAATGTCGCCGGTTAAAACAAGAACATGGACTAGGTATGGTGTTAATCGATTACTTGCAGCTCATCCAAGGAAGTGGACGCGTAAAAGAAAACCGTCAACAAGAAGTATCCGAAATTTCGCGTTCCTTAAAAGCACTTGCGCGTGAACTGGAAGTGCCGGTCATTGCTTTGTCCCAGCTTTCCCGTGGAGTAGAACAGCGACAAGACAAGCGGCCGATGATGTCTGATATTCGTGAGTCAGGAAGTATTGAGCAGGATGCGGATATTGTCGCCTTTTTATACCGCGATGACTATTATGATAAAGAGACGGAGAATAAAAATATTATTGAAATCATTATTGCGAAACAACGGAACGGTCCTGTAGGAACAGTTCAATTGGCGTTCGTAAAAGAGTACAATAAATTCGTTAATTTAGAACGTCGATTTGACGAAGCGGATATCCCGCCTGGTGCTTAATCATATTTTTTACACAAAAAACCAATCCTATGTATCGTATAGGGTTGGTTTTTTGTTTTATAAGGATTTAGGCCTTTTCTTCATGTATTACCTTTATTCAAGGAGATATTCAAGAAAAAGTGACATTTTTTACGAACATAATCTAAGTTATTTCAATATATTGTTCGTGTTTTTATTGACGTTCCCTTTCGAACACTGGTAAAATGAATATGTTTGAATGTTGTTTGTGAGAGCCAAACCTTGGAGGTGTACATAAATGTCATCAGTAGTAGTTGTAGGAACTCAATGGGGCGACGAAGGAAAAGGAAAAATTACTGATTTCTTATCCGAAAACGCCGAAGTGATTGCTCGTTATCAAGGTGGAAATAACGCAGGCCATACGATTCGGTTTAACGGAGAAACATATAAATTACATTTAATTCCTTCCGGGATTTTTTATTCGGATAAAATTTGTGTAATAGGAAATGGGATGGTCGTTGACCCGAAAGCACTAGTGAAAGAATTACAATATTTACATGAAAAAGGTATTTCAACAGACAACTTACGCATTAGCAATCGGGCGCATGTTATTTTACCGTACCATATAAAACTGGACGAAGTCGAAGAAGAACGGAAAGGTGCGAATAAAATCGGGACAACAAAAAAAGGGATTGGTCCGGCTTATATGGATAAAGCGGCTCGTGTAGGAATTCGTATCGCTGACCTTCTTGACCGTGAAGTGTTTGAAGAGAAATTAGCACGTAACTTAAAAGAAAAAAACCGTTTATTAGAACGGTTCTATGAAACAGAAGGCTTTACGCTTGAAGAAATTTTAGACGAATATTATGAGTACGGACAGCAATTTAAGCAATACGTATGTGATACGTCCGTTGTTTTAAACGACGCCCTCGATGAAGGACGTAGAGTTCTTTTTGAAGGGGCTCAAGGGGTTATGCTAGACATCGATCAAGGAACGTATCCATTTGTTACATCGTCCAATCCGGTAGCTGGTGGCGTCACCATTGGTTCAGGTGTTGGTCCAACGAAAATTCAACATGTTGTAGGCGTGTCGAAAGCGTATACGACTCGTGTTGGCGATGGACCGTTCCCGACGGAATTAAATAATGAAATTGGCGACCGTATTCGAGAAGTCGGTCGCGAGTATGGAACAACGACAGGTCGACCTCGTCGTGTCGGTTGGTTTGACAGTGTCGTCGTTCGTCATGCCCGTCGCGTTAGTGGTATTACCGACTTATCGCTTAACTCTTTAGACGTTTTAACAGGCATCGAGACGCTAAAAATTTGTGTGGCGTATCGTTATAAGGGGCAAATCATCGAAGAGTTTCCAGCAAGCTTAAAAGTATTATCCGAATGTGAACCGGTTTACGAAGAGTTACCAGGATGGACAGAAGACATTACAGGCTGTAAGACGTTAGACGAACTACCGGCGAATGCCCGCCATTATGTTGAACGTGTTTCCCAATTAACAGGCATACCGTTATCGATTTTCTCTGTAGGTCCTGACCGTTCACAAACAAATGTTGTTCGTAGTGTTTGGGCTCAACGATAAAAAAGCACCGTCTACCTTTCGTTGAATAAGGGTAGTCGGTGTTTCTTTTATTTAGAAG contains:
- the rplI gene encoding 50S ribosomal protein L9; amino-acid sequence: MKVIFLKDVKGKGKKGEVKNVADGYAQNFLIKNGYAIEATPSNLKTLEAQKRKEQKMAQQELEEAKKLKETLENITVEISAKAGDGGRLFGSVTSKQIAEELKASHNIKIDKRKIELNDAIRALGFTKVPVKLHSEVTATLTVHVKEQN
- the dnaB gene encoding replicative DNA helicase codes for the protein MSDLFADRLPPHNIEAEQAVLGAIFLEPSSLTLASEILIPEDFYRNAHQKIFSVMLKLADEGKAIDLVTVTEELSASKQIEDVGGVSYLSELAASVPTAANIEYYAKIVEEKSLLRRLIRTATNIAQEGYTREDEVEELLSEAEKSIMEVAQRKNSGSFHNIKDVLVRTYDNIEMLHNRKGDVTGIPTGFTELDRMTAGFQRSDLIIVAARPSVGKTAFALNIAQNVATKTGENVAIFSLEMGAEQLVMRMLCAEGNINAQNLRTGSLTDEDWRKLTMAMGSLSNAGIFIDDTPGIRISEIRSKCRRLKQEHGLGMVLIDYLQLIQGSGRVKENRQQEVSEISRSLKALARELEVPVIALSQLSRGVEQRQDKRPMMSDIRESGSIEQDADIVAFLYRDDYYDKETENKNIIEIIIAKQRNGPVGTVQLAFVKEYNKFVNLERRFDEADIPPGA
- a CDS encoding adenylosuccinate synthase, with translation MSSVVVVGTQWGDEGKGKITDFLSENAEVIARYQGGNNAGHTIRFNGETYKLHLIPSGIFYSDKICVIGNGMVVDPKALVKELQYLHEKGISTDNLRISNRAHVILPYHIKLDEVEEERKGANKIGTTKKGIGPAYMDKAARVGIRIADLLDREVFEEKLARNLKEKNRLLERFYETEGFTLEEILDEYYEYGQQFKQYVCDTSVVLNDALDEGRRVLFEGAQGVMLDIDQGTYPFVTSSNPVAGGVTIGSGVGPTKIQHVVGVSKAYTTRVGDGPFPTELNNEIGDRIREVGREYGTTTGRPRRVGWFDSVVVRHARRVSGITDLSLNSLDVLTGIETLKICVAYRYKGQIIEEFPASLKVLSECEPVYEELPGWTEDITGCKTLDELPANARHYVERVSQLTGIPLSIFSVGPDRSQTNVVRSVWAQR